In Lewinellaceae bacterium, a single window of DNA contains:
- a CDS encoding acetyl-CoA carboxylase carboxyltransferase subunit alpha, which produces MVFLDFEQPLESLYEQLEKIQQVGEEGDVDVSEMIRELEVKIRNKRKEIYSNLTGWQKVQLSRHPERPYTLFYINQMCRKFTELHGDRCYADDKAIVGGLGSLDGQTVVIIGHQKGVNTKMRQYRNFGMANPEGYRKALRLMKLAERFGYPVVTLIDTPGAFPGLEAEERGQAEAIARNLFEMAQLRVPIVCVVIGEGASGGAIGIGLGDRVYMLENTWYSVISPESCSSILWRSWDYKEQAAEALKLTADHMFEFGLIDDIIKEPLGGAHTSPEEMAKLLKRQIKKAIAEIQELTVDEMIDARINKYAQMGVYDVEAVEENEGQ; this is translated from the coding sequence ATGGTTTTCCTGGACTTTGAACAACCCCTGGAGAGTTTATACGAACAACTGGAGAAAATCCAGCAGGTCGGTGAAGAGGGCGATGTGGATGTTTCTGAGATGATCCGCGAACTGGAGGTCAAAATCAGAAACAAGCGCAAGGAGATTTACAGCAACCTCACCGGCTGGCAGAAAGTGCAGTTGTCCCGCCATCCTGAACGGCCGTACACCCTGTTTTACATCAACCAGATGTGCCGCAAGTTTACTGAGCTGCACGGCGACCGCTGCTACGCCGACGATAAGGCCATCGTCGGGGGGCTGGGCTCGCTCGACGGGCAGACGGTCGTCATCATCGGGCACCAGAAGGGCGTCAACACCAAGATGCGGCAGTACCGCAACTTTGGCATGGCCAACCCGGAAGGCTACCGCAAAGCCCTGCGCCTGATGAAACTGGCCGAGCGCTTTGGCTACCCCGTCGTCACGCTGATCGACACGCCGGGGGCTTTCCCCGGGCTGGAAGCTGAGGAGCGCGGCCAGGCCGAAGCCATTGCCCGCAACCTCTTCGAAATGGCGCAGCTGCGCGTGCCCATCGTTTGCGTGGTGATCGGCGAAGGGGCCTCCGGCGGGGCCATCGGCATCGGCCTGGGCGATAGGGTGTACATGCTGGAAAATACGTGGTATTCGGTGATCTCTCCGGAATCCTGCTCTTCCATACTCTGGCGGAGCTGGGATTATAAAGAACAGGCCGCCGAAGCCCTCAAATTGACGGCCGACCACATGTTCGAGTTCGGGTTGATCGATGACATCATCAAGGAGCCGCTCGGCGGGGCGCATACTTCCCCGGAAGAAATGGCCAAATTGCTGAAACGGCAGATCAAAAAGGCCATCGCCGAAATACAGGAGCTGACGGTGGACGAAATGATCGACGCCCGGATCAATAAGTACGCCCAAATGGGCGTTTATGACGTGGAGGCCGTGGAGGAAAATGAGGGACAGTGA
- a CDS encoding 4-hydroxy-tetrahydrodipicolinate synthase: MRQPPFSGTGVALVTPFKENKAIDYPTLEKVIEYVIEGGVDFIVSLGTTGEAITLSSKECRDVLDFTIKTANGRLPVVAGLFGSNYTEKLVNSLKAYNFDGIDAIMSSSPAYSKPSQEGIYQHYMAVAGASPVPIIIYNVPGRTSSNVAAATTLRLAHASDKFIAVKEASGDLAQAMKILKDKPGRFQVWSGDDPLTLPMVACGATGVISVIANAFPKQFSGMVRAARAGDFEKARRLNELLLDIHPWLYADGNPSGIKAAMEILGLCRQDLRIPLTPVTEATYQRLKKEISAIDS, translated from the coding sequence ATGAGGCAGCCCCCGTTTAGCGGTACCGGCGTAGCCCTGGTAACCCCCTTCAAAGAAAATAAGGCAATCGACTACCCCACTCTGGAAAAAGTGATCGAATATGTGATCGAAGGAGGGGTGGACTTTATCGTCTCCCTGGGCACTACCGGCGAGGCGATCACCCTCAGCTCTAAAGAGTGCCGGGACGTACTGGATTTTACCATTAAAACAGCCAACGGCAGGCTGCCCGTCGTGGCCGGCCTGTTTGGCAGCAACTATACGGAAAAACTCGTCAACAGCCTGAAGGCCTATAATTTCGACGGCATCGACGCCATCATGTCGAGCAGCCCGGCTTACAGCAAGCCTTCCCAGGAAGGCATCTACCAGCACTACATGGCCGTTGCCGGGGCCTCTCCCGTCCCCATCATCATCTACAACGTGCCTGGCCGGACGAGCTCGAACGTCGCCGCTGCCACCACTCTGCGCCTGGCCCATGCCAGCGATAAATTCATCGCCGTCAAGGAAGCCTCGGGCGACCTGGCGCAGGCCATGAAAATCCTCAAAGACAAACCCGGGCGCTTCCAGGTATGGTCCGGCGACGATCCCCTCACGCTGCCCATGGTCGCCTGCGGCGCTACCGGGGTTATCTCCGTCATTGCCAATGCCTTCCCAAAGCAATTCTCCGGCATGGTGCGCGCTGCCAGGGCCGGCGACTTCGAAAAAGCCCGCCGGCTCAACGAATTGCTGCTCGACATCCACCCCTGGCTCTACGCCGACGGCAATCCCTCCGGCATCAAGGCGGCCATGGAGATTCTGGGCCTGTGCCGCCAGGATTTGCGCATTCCGCTTACGCCGGTGACGGAGGCTACCTACCAGAGGCTGAAAAAGGAGATAAGCGCCATTGACTCATGA
- a CDS encoding Ig domain-containing protein: protein MRFIVFSVILFSLSGCIGDDVIFDTVPEAIRILNPVDSLTVGDTYQFEARFTNNIGQTEVKNVLWSSSDTEVMTVDDTGLATAVAEGKATLAAEVLLDGQMPVSDAIEVVVSKEEVINDPPEGRSGTIRTTSSYLLQGSFTLREDGNDIILEFAGDYRASTSLPGLYVYLTNNPSTVNNAYEIGRVETFNGAHSYRISGVGLNEYDYLLYWCKPFSVKVGDGEIR, encoded by the coding sequence ATGAGGTTTATAGTATTTTCCGTTATCCTCTTCTCGCTTTCCGGCTGTATCGGCGATGACGTCATCTTTGACACCGTCCCGGAAGCCATCCGCATCCTGAACCCGGTGGATTCCCTGACGGTGGGAGACACCTACCAGTTCGAGGCCCGCTTTACCAACAACATCGGCCAAACCGAAGTGAAGAACGTCCTCTGGTCCAGCTCCGATACGGAAGTGATGACGGTTGACGATACCGGCCTGGCCACCGCTGTGGCGGAAGGCAAGGCTACCCTCGCCGCCGAAGTCCTGCTCGACGGGCAGATGCCGGTTAGCGACGCCATAGAGGTGGTGGTCAGCAAGGAAGAAGTCATCAATGACCCACCGGAAGGGCGCAGCGGAACCATCCGCACCACCAGCTCGTACCTGCTGCAGGGCAGCTTTACCCTCCGGGAAGACGGCAACGACATCATCCTGGAATTTGCCGGGGACTACCGCGCGTCCACCAGCCTGCCCGGCCTGTACGTCTACCTGACGAACAACCCTTCTACGGTCAACAATGCCTACGAGATCGGCAGGGTGGAAACCTTCAACGGCGCCCATAGCTACCGCATCAGCGGCGTCGGCCTGAATGAGTACGATTACCTGCTGTACTGGTGTAAGCCGTTCAGCGTGAAGGTGGGGGATGGGGAGATTCGGTAG
- a CDS encoding DM13 domain-containing protein, which yields MKNLTALLFVSFALFISSCNKNDENIQTIDSSQPVGAFTASRSGTFVAQNGTPSAGTASLGTDEDGTNFLRFGSDFVTELGTGTVTIYLSTSDTFTADPGNGNPDLRLVGIVDSNGESFYKFNSSVDAKFSHVILWCGSANIPFGYAELK from the coding sequence TTTGCTTTTTGTGTCTTTTGCTCTCTTTATCTCAAGTTGCAACAAAAACGATGAGAATATTCAGACCATCGATTCCAGCCAACCGGTTGGTGCCTTTACGGCTTCACGTTCCGGTACCTTTGTTGCCCAAAACGGTACACCTTCAGCCGGCACGGCCTCTTTGGGAACGGACGAAGATGGGACCAACTTCCTCCGGTTCGGTTCTGATTTTGTTACCGAGCTGGGCACCGGCACCGTAACGATTTATTTGTCTACATCCGACACCTTTACAGCAGACCCGGGCAACGGCAACCCGGACCTCCGGCTGGTAGGTATCGTGGACTCCAACGGCGAAAGCTTTTATAAGTTCAACAGCAGCGTAGACGCTAAGTTCAGCCATGTGATCCTTTGGTGTGGTTCCGCCAATATACCTTTCGGATACGCAGAGTTGAAGTAG